From Sphingorhabdus sp. SMR4y:
GGGATCACACCGCCGGAGACATTCTCGCTTGTATCAGCAATCTTCAGGAGCGTCCGGCGGATGCCGGAATGAAATTCAATCATGAGCGCAAAACAACCTCTCAAGGGATTTCGTGTCCTCTCGGCCGAACAATATGGCGCCGGTCCCTATGGCACGATGTTTCTCGCCCAGCTCGGAGCCGACGTCATCAAGATCGAACCGCCCAAGGGCGGCGACACGGCGCGGCACGTCGGACCGCATTGGTTGCGCGAGCAGGAAAGTCTCTATTTCCAGAGTTTCAATCTCAACAAACGTTCCTTGACCCTGGATCTCCGTAGCGACGAAGGCATAGCGATCCTGCACAAGCTGGTTCGGAATTCGCATGTCATGGCCAATAATTTGCGCGGCGATGTACCGGCGAAAATCGGTCTCGACTATGAATCGCTAAAAACGGTCAATCCGGCCATCGTATGCGCCCATGTTTCGGCTTATGGCCGTGATAACGAGCGGGCAAAATGGCCGGGCTATGATTATCTGATGCAGGCAGAGGCCGGATTCTGTGCGCTGACCGGAGAACCCGACGGCCCGCCGGTCCGCTTTGGCCTGTCGATGGTCGATTTCATGTCCGGCACGCAAATGGCGGTCGGCCTGCTCGCCGCCCTGCTCGATGCCCAGCGGTCGGGCGAAGGCTGCGATGTCGATGTCGACCTGCTTTCCGCCGCGGTCCACCAGACCAGCTATCCGGCGCTCTGGTATATGAACGAAGGTGATGTCACCAGCCGCGTGCCCCGCGGGGCCCACCCCTCGGCGACACCGAGCCAGATGTTCAAGGCCGCCGACGGCTGGATGTTCATAATGGCACAATTGCCAAAATTCTGGACGATATTGTGTGAACGTATCGGCCAGCAGGCCCTGATCACCGACCCGCGTTTTGATACGCCGGCCAATCGCCTGAC
This genomic window contains:
- a CDS encoding CaiB/BaiF CoA transferase family protein; this encodes MSAKQPLKGFRVLSAEQYGAGPYGTMFLAQLGADVIKIEPPKGGDTARHVGPHWLREQESLYFQSFNLNKRSLTLDLRSDEGIAILHKLVRNSHVMANNLRGDVPAKIGLDYESLKTVNPAIVCAHVSAYGRDNERAKWPGYDYLMQAEAGFCALTGEPDGPPVRFGLSMVDFMSGTQMAVGLLAALLDAQRSGEGCDVDVDLLSAAVHQTSYPALWYMNEGDVTSRVPRGAHPSATPSQMFKAADGWMFIMAQLPKFWTILCERIGQQALITDPRFDTPANRLTNRTELSALLDGIFSTRPIAHWMELLQGEMPVSPVYELDQALDNPWLETIGMRDTVSHPDRPEMDVLSSPIKLNGERLPNRAGPLLGADNDSILGEIGYDADAIAELRAGGVI